Proteins from one Bradyrhizobium amphicarpaeae genomic window:
- a CDS encoding sensor histidine kinase has protein sequence MGKLIDEFRRGWQGAAPPSLGLSIAFAVVCLLVATLTRWALAHMRPDVYFTPYFPAVFFAAAFGGFRIGIVTALVGGMLGVVLNFGDAFADRARFALLALYWTVCALTIWGVEHYRTMLAEQRRISKRLIEEEEYRKLLVDELQHRLKNKLSTAHAVLHQVLHDEPLVWARVDPRLRSLAATDDLISRIDKAGCDIRDLLISELGPYGHVRFTLNGDRLFLPPKLAVTLSLMFHELATNAGKYGAFSSPRGLLQVSWTVSDDRLTITWDETEGPSVDKVSEPGFGTKLLKSALSAFDGRTDTSYLKTGLHCIMQCRIPRSE, from the coding sequence ATGGGGAAGCTGATCGACGAATTCCGCAGGGGTTGGCAGGGTGCGGCGCCGCCATCGCTCGGTCTGAGCATTGCGTTTGCGGTGGTCTGCCTGCTGGTTGCGACGCTGACGCGCTGGGCGCTGGCGCATATGCGGCCCGACGTCTACTTCACCCCCTATTTTCCGGCCGTGTTCTTTGCCGCCGCGTTCGGAGGCTTCCGGATCGGGATCGTGACCGCACTGGTCGGCGGCATGCTCGGCGTCGTCCTGAATTTCGGCGATGCCTTTGCCGATCGCGCGCGGTTTGCCCTGCTGGCACTCTATTGGACGGTCTGTGCGCTCACCATCTGGGGCGTCGAGCACTATCGCACCATGCTGGCGGAGCAGCGCCGGATCTCCAAGCGCCTGATCGAGGAAGAGGAATATCGCAAGCTGCTGGTCGACGAGCTCCAGCACCGGCTGAAGAACAAGCTGTCCACGGCCCATGCCGTGCTGCATCAGGTGCTGCATGACGAGCCGCTGGTCTGGGCCCGGGTCGATCCGCGGCTGCGCTCGCTTGCCGCGACCGACGATCTGATCTCGCGGATCGACAAGGCCGGCTGTGACATTCGCGATCTCCTGATCTCGGAGCTCGGCCCCTACGGCCATGTCCGCTTCACCCTGAACGGCGATCGGCTGTTCCTGCCGCCGAAGCTCGCGGTCACGCTGTCATTGATGTTTCACGAACTGGCCACCAATGCGGGCAAGTACGGCGCGTTCTCCTCACCTCGCGGTCTGTTGCAGGTGTCATGGACGGTGAGCGACGACCGCCTGACCATCACCTGGGACGAGACCGAGGGGCCGAGCGTGGACAAGGTGTCGGAGCCCGGCTTCGGCACCAAGCTGCTGAAATCGGCACTGTCGGCCTTTGATGGCAGGACCGATACCTCCTACTTGAAGACCGGGCTGCATTGCATCATGCAATGTCGAATCCCGCGAAGCGAATAG
- a CDS encoding LLM class flavin-dependent oxidoreductase — translation MARLKFGAFLAPHHPIGEHPMLQFRRDLDLVEQLDALGYDEFWCGEHHSSGWEMIASPEMFLAAAGERTKRIKLGTGVVSLPYHHPYNVAQRMVQLDHMTGGRAIFGSGPGALASDAHTLGIDPMTQRDRQDEAIGVIRRLFNGERVTAKSDWFTMNDAALQILPLQEEMPFVVASQISPSGMTLAGKYGCGIISLGSMTTQGLMSLQQQWQFAEDAAKKHGTKVDRANWRVLLTFHIAETREQARKEAGAGLMRWHNEYNVGTLQRPGLTAFSSPDEAVDKTAFVEGAASTIGTPDDLVKTIKNVMQVSGGVGAIIGFVHDWANPEATRRSWDMVARYVVPEINGYIDGLRRSQKFVIENRAIFERAGQAVMAKIMENEKAAEALKVTGPGRVAIPAVNAPDLQKEAAKR, via the coding sequence ATGGCGCGCCTGAAGTTCGGAGCCTTCCTTGCCCCGCATCACCCGATCGGGGAGCATCCGATGCTCCAGTTCCGGCGCGATCTCGACCTGGTTGAGCAACTCGACGCGCTCGGCTATGACGAATTCTGGTGCGGCGAGCACCATTCATCCGGCTGGGAGATGATCGCCTCGCCCGAGATGTTCCTGGCTGCGGCCGGCGAGCGCACCAAGCGGATCAAGCTCGGCACCGGCGTGGTGTCGCTGCCCTATCATCATCCCTACAACGTCGCCCAGCGCATGGTGCAGCTCGACCACATGACCGGCGGCCGCGCCATCTTCGGCTCCGGCCCGGGCGCGCTCGCCTCCGACGCGCACACGCTCGGCATCGATCCGATGACGCAGCGCGACCGCCAGGACGAGGCGATCGGCGTCATCCGCCGGCTCTTCAACGGCGAGCGCGTCACGGCCAAGAGCGACTGGTTCACCATGAACGACGCCGCGCTGCAGATCCTGCCGCTGCAGGAAGAGATGCCGTTCGTGGTCGCTTCGCAAATCTCGCCCTCCGGCATGACGCTCGCCGGCAAATACGGCTGCGGCATCATCTCGCTGGGCTCGATGACGACGCAGGGCCTGATGTCACTGCAGCAGCAATGGCAGTTCGCCGAGGACGCCGCGAAGAAGCACGGCACGAAGGTCGACCGCGCCAACTGGCGCGTGCTGCTGACCTTCCACATCGCCGAGACCCGCGAGCAGGCGCGCAAGGAAGCCGGCGCCGGGCTGATGCGCTGGCACAACGAATATAATGTCGGCACGCTGCAGCGGCCGGGGCTGACCGCGTTCTCCTCGCCCGACGAGGCCGTGGACAAGACCGCCTTCGTCGAAGGCGCTGCGTCCACCATCGGCACGCCCGACGATCTCGTCAAAACCATCAAGAACGTGATGCAGGTCTCCGGCGGCGTCGGTGCCATCATCGGCTTCGTGCACGACTGGGCCAATCCGGAAGCCACGCGCCGCAGCTGGGACATGGTGGCGCGCTACGTCGTGCCCGAGATCAACGGCTATATCGACGGACTGCGCCGGTCGCAGAAATTCGTCATCGAGAACCGCGCCATCTTCGAGCGCGCCGGCCAGGCGGTGATGGCCAAGATCATGGAGAACGAGAAGGCCGCCGAGGCGCTCAAGGTGACCGGCCCCGGCCGCGTCGCCATTCCCGCCGTCAACGCGCCGGATCTGCAGAAGGAAGCGGCGAAGCGGTAG
- a CDS encoding SDR family NAD(P)-dependent oxidoreductase, which produces MGRLDGKVAVITGATSGIGLRTAEVFVAEGAKIVIAGRRLPEGEALAKQLGANCIFRQTDVTVEAQMQALIALAVDKFGRIDCLFNNAGGPAQTGGIEGLEVERFDAAMATLVRSVMLGMKHAAPAMKKQGSGSIINNGSIAGRLAGFSSSMVYSAAKAAVIHLTKCVAMELGESNVRVNAISPGAIATGIFGKALGLSTDAAEKTPAVMREVYKSAQPIPRAGLPEDIAQAAVFLASDESSFINGHDLVVDGAMTGGRNWTQQQQGYVALRKAFDQGA; this is translated from the coding sequence ATGGGCAGGCTGGACGGCAAGGTTGCGGTGATCACGGGCGCCACGAGCGGGATCGGGTTGCGCACCGCGGAAGTCTTCGTTGCCGAAGGTGCCAAAATTGTGATCGCGGGACGGCGTCTACCGGAGGGCGAAGCCCTGGCGAAGCAGCTCGGCGCCAACTGCATCTTCCGCCAGACCGACGTGACGGTCGAAGCGCAGATGCAGGCGCTGATCGCGCTCGCCGTGGACAAGTTCGGCCGGATCGACTGCCTGTTCAACAATGCCGGCGGCCCGGCGCAGACCGGCGGCATCGAGGGTCTCGAGGTCGAGCGCTTCGACGCGGCGATGGCGACGCTGGTGCGGAGCGTCATGCTCGGCATGAAGCACGCCGCGCCCGCCATGAAGAAGCAGGGGTCGGGCAGCATCATCAACAACGGCAGCATCGCCGGACGCCTCGCCGGCTTCTCGTCCTCGATGGTCTATAGCGCGGCCAAGGCGGCGGTGATCCACCTCACCAAATGCGTGGCGATGGAGCTCGGCGAGTCCAATGTGCGCGTCAACGCAATCTCGCCCGGCGCGATCGCGACCGGCATTTTCGGCAAGGCGCTCGGGCTCTCGACCGATGCTGCGGAGAAGACCCCGGCGGTGATGCGCGAGGTCTACAAGAGCGCGCAGCCGATCCCGCGCGCCGGCCTCCCCGAGGACATCGCCCAGGCCGCGGTGTTCCTGGCCAGCGACGAATCCAGCTTCATCAACGGCCACGATCTCGTCGTCGACGGCGCCATGACCGGCGGCCGCAACTGGACCCAGCAGCAGCAGGGCTATGTCGCCCTGCGCAAGGCGTTCGACCAAGGGGCGTAG
- a CDS encoding PHB depolymerase family esterase translates to MSLAKNVDLLRRLPRLDGLRFAEFGRSPDGSSPLQEVTGFGDNPGALRMFAFVPAQLQKPRALVVVLHGCGQTAAGYDLGAGWSTLAKHYGFALLMPEQQRSNNGNTCFNWFNPEDTARDGGEAQSIREMIAHMADAHRIDPRRIFITGLSAGGGMTSVMLATYPEVFAAGAVIAGLPYGIASNLRQALDGMFHSPTRPARELGDLVRSASDHRGPWPKVSVWHGSADRTVNPGNANEIVKQWLDLHDLPEAPMAETNVDGYPRQAWWGRDGETLVESYAITDMAHGTPLGLADNDQRYGVEGAFLIEAGISSSYHIAKFFGLTGWIADAAKAEAKPASTPASKPAAQPALTPAPHLARSIRAAVAEQPAEPTREEARGFDLGQIITRALTAAGLMK, encoded by the coding sequence GTGTCGTTAGCCAAAAATGTCGATCTGTTGAGACGTCTCCCGAGGCTGGACGGTCTGCGCTTTGCGGAGTTCGGCCGCAGCCCGGATGGGTCCAGTCCATTGCAGGAGGTCACCGGCTTTGGCGACAACCCGGGCGCCTTGCGCATGTTCGCGTTCGTGCCCGCGCAGTTGCAGAAGCCGCGCGCGCTGGTCGTCGTGCTGCATGGCTGCGGGCAGACGGCAGCGGGCTACGATCTCGGCGCCGGCTGGTCGACGCTCGCGAAGCACTATGGCTTCGCGCTGCTGATGCCCGAGCAGCAGCGGAGCAACAACGGCAACACCTGCTTCAACTGGTTCAATCCGGAAGACACCGCGCGGGACGGCGGCGAGGCGCAGTCGATCCGCGAGATGATCGCGCATATGGCGGACGCCCATCGCATCGATCCCAGGCGTATCTTCATCACCGGCCTGTCCGCCGGCGGCGGCATGACGTCGGTGATGCTCGCGACCTATCCGGAAGTCTTCGCGGCCGGCGCGGTCATCGCCGGGCTGCCCTACGGCATCGCCTCGAATTTGCGCCAGGCGCTCGACGGCATGTTTCATTCGCCGACGCGTCCCGCGCGCGAACTCGGCGATCTCGTGCGCAGCGCCTCGGATCATCGCGGCCCCTGGCCGAAGGTTTCGGTATGGCACGGCAGCGCCGACCGCACCGTCAATCCGGGCAATGCCAACGAGATCGTCAAGCAGTGGCTCGATCTGCACGACCTGCCGGAAGCGCCGATGGCGGAGACCAATGTCGACGGTTATCCGCGCCAGGCCTGGTGGGGCAGGGATGGCGAGACGCTGGTCGAATCCTACGCCATCACCGACATGGCGCACGGCACGCCGCTTGGCCTTGCCGACAACGACCAGCGCTACGGCGTGGAGGGCGCATTCCTGATCGAGGCCGGCATTTCGTCGTCCTATCACATCGCAAAGTTCTTCGGCCTCACCGGCTGGATTGCCGATGCTGCAAAGGCGGAGGCCAAGCCTGCAAGCACGCCTGCAAGCAAGCCTGCAGCGCAGCCGGCGCTGACGCCGGCGCCGCATTTGGCCCGCTCGATCCGCGCAGCGGTCGCCGAGCAGCCGGCCGAGCCGACGCGCGAGGAGGCTCGCGGCTTCGATCTCGGCCAGATCATCACGCGCGCACTGACCGCCGCGGGATTGATGAAGTAG
- a CDS encoding sigma-54 interaction domain-containing protein produces the protein MSAPSASISDPAYLRARAMETLFERLEQLCEGAIAIDRDGRVVYVNEKYLAALGLTRISEAMGRPIEEVIPNSLMRKVAETGEPILLDIMELGGEQLVVTRMPIEDENGMVIGAIGFVLYDHIESLKPLLARVAQLESDLRLARRQLSNARAARFTFADFVGTTAGIAQAKEFAKRAARQSVTVLLTGETGTGKELLAQAIHNASPRAEKPFVSVNVAAIPETLIESEFFGTAPGAYTGADRRGREGKFRIADGGTLFLDEIGEMPLQLQAKLLRVLQEREIEPLGSDKISKVDVRVIAATNVDLRKRVSDGAFRADLYYRLNVLSIDLPPLRQCLDDLPDICARLIEDICASGDFVNARITPSGLSALAHYDWPGNVRELRNILERALILSDSGRLTSDDFVHILPMNGAAVSTSEARMTGSVVPYAEAEAEFEKQTLEHALAASNGQITEAARMLQISRATFYKKLAKFGLASGAPPV, from the coding sequence ATGTCCGCCCCTTCCGCCTCGATCAGCGATCCCGCCTATCTCCGTGCGCGCGCGATGGAGACGCTGTTCGAGCGGCTGGAACAGCTCTGCGAGGGCGCGATCGCGATCGACCGCGACGGGCGCGTCGTCTACGTCAACGAAAAATATCTCGCGGCACTCGGCCTCACGCGCATCAGCGAGGCGATGGGCCGGCCGATCGAGGAGGTCATCCCCAACAGCCTGATGCGGAAGGTGGCCGAGACCGGCGAGCCGATCCTGCTCGACATCATGGAACTCGGCGGCGAGCAGCTCGTCGTCACGCGCATGCCGATCGAGGACGAGAACGGGATGGTGATCGGCGCGATCGGCTTCGTGCTCTACGACCACATCGAAAGCCTGAAGCCGCTGCTCGCCCGCGTCGCCCAGCTCGAGAGCGATCTGCGGCTGGCGCGACGACAATTGTCCAACGCCCGCGCCGCGCGTTTCACTTTCGCGGATTTTGTCGGCACCACCGCGGGAATCGCGCAGGCGAAGGAATTCGCCAAGCGCGCGGCACGGCAAAGCGTGACCGTTCTGCTGACCGGCGAGACCGGCACCGGCAAGGAATTACTGGCGCAGGCGATCCACAATGCATCGCCGCGCGCCGAAAAGCCGTTCGTCAGCGTCAATGTCGCGGCGATCCCGGAGACGCTGATCGAGTCCGAATTCTTCGGCACCGCGCCTGGGGCCTATACCGGCGCCGACCGCAGGGGACGCGAGGGCAAGTTCCGCATCGCCGACGGCGGCACCCTGTTCCTCGACGAGATCGGCGAGATGCCGCTGCAATTGCAGGCCAAGTTGCTGCGCGTGCTGCAGGAGCGCGAGATCGAACCGCTCGGCTCGGACAAGATCAGCAAGGTGGATGTGCGCGTCATCGCCGCGACCAACGTCGATTTGCGCAAGCGCGTCAGTGACGGAGCCTTCCGCGCCGATCTCTATTACCGGCTCAACGTGCTCTCGATCGACTTGCCGCCACTTCGCCAATGCCTCGACGATCTGCCTGACATCTGCGCGCGGCTGATCGAAGACATCTGCGCCTCCGGCGACTTCGTCAACGCCAGGATCACCCCGAGCGGCCTCTCGGCCCTCGCCCATTACGATTGGCCCGGCAATGTCCGCGAGCTTCGCAACATTCTCGAACGCGCGCTGATCCTGAGCGATTCCGGGCGGCTGACCAGCGACGATTTCGTTCACATCCTGCCGATGAACGGGGCCGCCGTTTCAACGTCAGAGGCCCGAATGACCGGATCTGTGGTGCCTTACGCCGAGGCGGAGGCCGAGTTCGAGAAGCAGACGCTCGAACATGCGCTCGCCGCGAGCAACGGCCAGATCACGGAAGCAGCCAGGATGCTTCAGATCTCGCGCGCAACCTTCTACAAGAAACTCGCCAAGTTCGGACTGGCTTCGGGTGCCCCGCCTGTCTGA
- a CDS encoding putative bifunctional diguanylate cyclase/phosphodiesterase produces the protein MTSTNDNQYSGASEAELGFLKEIVRMLPAGLTVQDADGELLLVNDAAAAQLGMDGSRPSPDLAPRREACRQALSAGQAVVTEEALHGGAARQVLLTTHRPVRLAGRELLISASSDITEQKNFEDQLFRSAYFDELTGLPSRRVIEHHASKLLAADRGGERFALAFLDVDNFKHINDYYGHAVGDALLVELSKRLGRDLRDSDMLSRISGDEFLLLLSPIQSQEEVAEFMQSTLERLTAPFFIDNSEVFASTSVGISLYPDHGRSFETLRQNADIAMYRIKNDGKGSATFFDSSMEREALARMKIEQSLRQAILEKRFCCAFQSKVDIRTQAVKGIEALVRLRDDEGVIQAPGSFINLAGELGLIDELTHLVLAEIVKSIDLINETFGAEATISINVAAKQAGNPEFMRSFARALEETGFPQRFMIEVTEDAFVAKNHFQAEILPMFRRLGVGISIDDFGTGYSSLSALADITADEIKIDRSFITDIHKRPRSQGILRAIESLSEALGMTVIAEGLETYEELAYLQAATKIRYAQGYYFSRPIFLEELKLATPASSESRASVANRPAQQNRQGYSRASGYRR, from the coding sequence ATGACTTCTACGAACGACAACCAATATTCCGGCGCGAGTGAAGCCGAGCTCGGTTTTCTCAAGGAAATCGTTAGAATGCTGCCGGCCGGCCTGACCGTGCAGGATGCGGATGGCGAGCTTCTGCTGGTTAACGATGCCGCCGCCGCACAGCTCGGCATGGACGGCAGCCGTCCGTCGCCGGATCTGGCGCCGCGCCGCGAAGCCTGCCGCCAGGCGCTGAGCGCCGGCCAGGCTGTCGTCACCGAGGAGGCGCTTCACGGCGGCGCCGCGCGCCAGGTGCTGCTCACGACCCATCGTCCCGTTCGCCTCGCCGGCCGCGAACTGCTGATCTCGGCATCCTCCGACATCACCGAGCAGAAGAATTTCGAGGACCAGCTGTTCCGTTCGGCCTATTTCGACGAACTGACCGGATTGCCCTCGCGCCGCGTGATCGAACATCACGCCAGCAAGCTGCTCGCGGCCGATCGTGGCGGCGAGCGCTTCGCGCTGGCCTTCCTCGACGTCGACAATTTCAAGCACATCAACGACTATTACGGCCACGCCGTCGGCGATGCGCTGCTCGTCGAGCTGTCGAAGCGGCTTGGACGCGACTTGCGCGATTCCGACATGCTGTCGCGCATCTCCGGCGACGAATTCCTGCTGCTGCTGTCGCCGATCCAGAGCCAGGAGGAGGTCGCCGAATTCATGCAATCGACGCTGGAGCGGCTGACGGCGCCGTTCTTCATCGACAATTCGGAAGTCTTCGCCTCCACCTCCGTCGGCATCAGCCTCTATCCCGATCATGGCCGCAGCTTCGAGACGTTGCGCCAGAACGCCGACATTGCGATGTACCGCATCAAGAATGACGGCAAGGGGTCGGCGACGTTCTTCGACTCCAGCATGGAGCGCGAGGCGCTGGCGCGGATGAAGATCGAGCAGTCGCTGCGGCAAGCCATCCTTGAGAAGCGCTTCTGCTGCGCCTTTCAGTCCAAGGTCGACATCCGCACCCAGGCCGTGAAGGGCATCGAGGCCCTGGTGCGTCTGCGCGACGACGAAGGCGTGATCCAGGCGCCCGGCTCGTTCATCAATCTCGCCGGTGAGCTCGGGCTGATCGACGAGTTGACTCATCTCGTGCTCGCCGAGATCGTCAAATCGATCGACCTGATCAACGAGACCTTTGGCGCGGAAGCCACCATCAGCATCAACGTCGCCGCCAAGCAGGCCGGCAATCCCGAATTCATGCGCAGCTTCGCGCGGGCGCTGGAGGAGACCGGCTTTCCGCAGCGCTTCATGATCGAGGTGACGGAAGACGCCTTCGTCGCCAAGAATCACTTCCAGGCCGAGATCCTGCCGATGTTCCGCAGGCTCGGCGTCGGCATCTCGATCGACGATTTCGGCACCGGCTATTCCTCGCTCTCGGCGCTGGCCGACATCACCGCCGACGAGATCAAGATCGACCGTTCCTTCATCACCGATATCCATAAGCGCCCCCGCAGCCAGGGCATCCTGCGCGCGATCGAATCCCTGAGCGAGGCGCTCGGCATGACCGTGATCGCCGAAGGCCTCGAAACCTACGAGGAGCTCGCTTATCTCCAGGCCGCGACCAAGATCCGCTACGCCCAGGGCTATTATTTCTCCCGCCCGATCTTCCTCGAGGAGCTGAAGCTCGCGACACCGGCCTCGAGCGAGTCGCGCGCCAGCGTGGCGAACCGGCCGGCCCAGCAGAACCGCCAGGGCTATTCGCGCGCGAGCGGGTATCGAAGGTAG
- a CDS encoding ABC transporter ATP-binding protein codes for MSLTLETRDLTIRFGGHVAVNNVSCTFRPGELTAIVGPNGAGKTTYFNLISGQLRASNGSILFDGTDITQHSAPLRTRAGLGRAFQLTNLFPNLTVEENVRLAVQAANGTHYDMLRPWMVRRDLIARADAILDQVALGSRRGVAATALSHGDQRKLEVALMIALEPKVFMFDEPTAGMSIDEVPVVLNLIAQLKQDRSKIILLVEHKMDVVRSLADRIIVLHNGQLVADGPPAEVIASPIVQEAYLGVAPKTAGGSAA; via the coding sequence ATGTCCCTCACCCTCGAGACCCGCGACCTCACCATCCGCTTCGGCGGCCATGTCGCGGTCAACAACGTCTCCTGCACGTTCCGTCCGGGCGAGCTCACCGCGATCGTCGGGCCGAACGGCGCCGGCAAGACCACCTATTTCAACCTGATCTCGGGACAGCTGCGCGCCTCGAACGGCAGCATCCTGTTCGACGGCACCGACATCACTCAGCACTCCGCGCCGCTGCGGACCCGCGCGGGCCTCGGACGCGCGTTCCAGCTGACCAACCTGTTTCCGAATCTCACCGTGGAAGAGAACGTCCGTCTCGCGGTGCAGGCGGCGAACGGCACCCATTACGACATGCTGCGGCCCTGGATGGTGCGCCGCGACCTGATCGCACGCGCCGACGCCATCCTCGACCAGGTCGCGCTCGGCAGCCGCCGCGGCGTCGCCGCGACCGCGCTGTCGCATGGCGACCAGCGCAAGCTCGAGGTCGCGCTGATGATCGCGCTGGAGCCGAAGGTCTTCATGTTCGACGAGCCGACTGCCGGCATGAGCATCGACGAGGTGCCTGTGGTGCTCAACCTGATCGCGCAGCTCAAGCAGGACAGGAGCAAGATCATCCTCCTCGTCGAGCACAAGATGGACGTGGTGCGCTCGCTTGCCGACCGCATCATCGTGCTGCATAACGGCCAGCTCGTCGCGGACGGACCGCCGGCCGAAGTGATCGCCTCGCCGATCGTGCAGGAGGCCTATCTCGGCGTTGCTCCCAAGACTGCTGGAGGGAGCGCAGCATGA
- a CDS encoding substrate-binding domain-containing protein gives MRRSLILTAAILGLAASPSAQADDLKIALIYGKTGPLEAYAKQTETGLKMGFEYATKGTMTLDGRKIVIITKDDQGKPDLAKAALAEAYQDDKADIAIGTTSSAAALAILPVAEENKKILIVEPAVADQITGEKWNRYIFRTGRNSSQDAISNAVAIGKQGVTVATLAQDYAFGRDGVAAFKEALAKTGATLAAEEYAPTSTTDFTAVGQRLFDALKDKPGRKVIWVIWAGAGNPLAKLQDMDPKRYGIELSTGGNILPALAAYKGLPGMEGATYYFYEIPKNPVNDWLVAEHQKRFNAPPDFFTAGGFAAAMSVVAAVTKAKSTDSEKLITAMEGLEFDTPKGKMVFRKEDHQALQSMYHFKVKVDPNVAWAVLEPVRELKIEDMDVPIKNKR, from the coding sequence GTGCGTCGATCGCTCATTCTCACAGCAGCCATTCTCGGCCTGGCCGCGAGTCCCTCCGCGCAAGCCGACGATCTCAAGATCGCGCTGATCTACGGCAAGACCGGTCCGCTCGAGGCCTACGCCAAGCAGACCGAGACCGGCCTGAAGATGGGCTTCGAATACGCCACCAAGGGCACCATGACCCTCGATGGCCGCAAGATCGTCATCATCACCAAGGACGACCAGGGCAAGCCGGACCTCGCCAAGGCCGCGCTCGCCGAAGCCTATCAGGACGACAAGGCCGACATCGCGATCGGCACGACCTCGTCGGCCGCGGCGCTCGCCATTCTCCCCGTCGCCGAAGAGAACAAGAAGATCCTGATCGTCGAGCCCGCCGTCGCGGACCAGATTACCGGAGAGAAGTGGAATCGCTACATCTTCCGCACCGGGCGCAACTCCTCGCAGGACGCGATCTCCAATGCGGTCGCGATCGGCAAGCAGGGCGTCACCGTCGCAACGCTGGCGCAGGACTATGCGTTCGGCCGCGATGGCGTCGCCGCCTTCAAGGAGGCACTGGCCAAGACCGGCGCGACGCTCGCCGCCGAAGAATATGCCCCGACCTCGACCACCGACTTCACCGCGGTCGGCCAGCGCCTGTTCGACGCGCTGAAGGACAAGCCGGGCCGCAAGGTCATCTGGGTGATCTGGGCCGGCGCCGGCAATCCGCTGGCCAAGCTCCAGGACATGGACCCGAAGCGCTACGGCATCGAGCTCTCCACCGGCGGCAACATCCTGCCGGCGCTCGCCGCCTATAAGGGCCTGCCCGGCATGGAAGGCGCGACCTACTATTTCTACGAGATCCCGAAGAACCCGGTGAACGACTGGCTGGTCGCCGAGCACCAGAAGCGCTTCAACGCGCCGCCGGACTTCTTCACCGCTGGTGGTTTTGCCGCCGCGATGTCCGTCGTCGCCGCCGTCACCAAGGCGAAGTCGACCGACAGCGAGAAGCTGATCACCGCGATGGAAGGCCTGGAGTTCGACACGCCGAAGGGCAAGATGGTGTTCCGGAAGGAAGACCATCAGGCGCTGCAGAGCATGTATCACTTCAAGGTCAAGGTCGACCCGAACGTCGCCTGGGCGGTCCTCGAGCCGGTGCGCGAGCTGAAGATCGAGGACATGGACGTTCCGATCAAGAACAAGCGCTGA
- a CDS encoding cytochrome P450, whose translation MSMQNVAPALPFTAPRRNELTHIPGDEGWPIIGKTFQVLADPKGHIEANGAKYGLVYRTHVFGETNVVLLGPEANELVMFDQQKLFSSTHGWNKVLGLLFPRGLMLLDFDEHRLHRKALSVAFKSGPMKSYLADLDRGIAARVAQWKAKPGEMQLYPEMKQLTLDLAAASFLGADIGPEVDEINRAFVDMIAAAVAPIRRPLPGTQMAAGVRGRKRIVAYFREQIPLRRGNHGGDDLFSQLCRATHEDGALLSEQDIIDHMSFLMMAAHDTLTSSLTSFVGELAANPDWQDRLRAEVLALGLAADAPSSFDDLEKMPLSEMAFKEALRIKPPVPSMPRRAMRDFNFKGYTIPAGTAVGVNPLYTHHMKDIWPEPDRFDPMRFTEEAQRNRHRFAWVPFGGGAHMCLGLHFAYMQAKCFARHFLQNIEVSLEEGYKPDWQMWPIPKPRDGLRVRVKAV comes from the coding sequence ATGTCGATGCAGAATGTCGCCCCTGCGCTTCCGTTCACCGCCCCAAGGCGCAACGAGCTGACGCACATCCCCGGCGACGAAGGATGGCCGATCATCGGCAAGACCTTTCAGGTGTTGGCCGATCCCAAAGGCCATATCGAGGCGAACGGCGCCAAATACGGCCTGGTCTACCGCACCCATGTGTTCGGCGAGACAAATGTCGTGCTGCTCGGGCCCGAGGCCAACGAACTCGTGATGTTCGATCAGCAAAAGCTGTTCTCCTCGACCCACGGCTGGAACAAGGTGCTCGGCCTGTTGTTTCCGCGCGGATTGATGCTGCTCGATTTCGACGAGCACCGGCTGCACCGCAAGGCGCTGTCGGTCGCGTTCAAGTCGGGGCCGATGAAATCCTACCTGGCCGATCTCGACCGCGGCATCGCCGCGCGGGTCGCGCAGTGGAAGGCCAAGCCCGGCGAGATGCAGCTTTATCCGGAAATGAAGCAGCTCACGCTGGATCTCGCGGCGGCGTCCTTCCTCGGCGCCGATATCGGGCCGGAAGTCGACGAGATCAACCGCGCCTTCGTCGACATGATCGCTGCCGCTGTCGCGCCGATCCGCCGTCCCCTGCCCGGCACCCAGATGGCAGCCGGCGTCCGGGGGCGCAAACGCATCGTCGCCTATTTCCGCGAGCAGATCCCGCTGCGACGCGGCAATCACGGCGGCGATGATTTGTTCTCGCAGCTCTGCCGCGCCACCCACGAGGACGGCGCGCTGCTGTCCGAGCAGGACATCATCGACCACATGAGCTTCCTGATGATGGCGGCGCACGACACGCTGACCTCGTCGCTGACGTCGTTCGTCGGCGAACTCGCCGCCAATCCGGACTGGCAGGACAGGCTGCGCGCGGAAGTTCTCGCACTCGGGCTCGCGGCCGATGCGCCGAGCAGCTTCGACGATCTCGAAAAGATGCCGCTGTCCGAAATGGCGTTCAAGGAGGCGCTGCGGATCAAGCCGCCGGTGCCCTCGATGCCGCGCCGGGCGATGCGCGATTTCAACTTCAAGGGCTACACGATTCCCGCCGGCACCGCGGTCGGCGTCAATCCGCTCTATACGCATCACATGAAGGACATCTGGCCGGAGCCGGATCGCTTCGATCCCATGCGCTTCACTGAAGAAGCCCAGCGCAACCGCCACCGCTTCGCCTGGGTCCCGTTCGGCGGCGGCGCGCATATGTGCCTCGGCCTGCACTTCGCCTACATGCAGGCGAAATGTTTTGCGCGGCACTTCCTGCAGAACATCGAGGTGTCGCTGGAAGAGGGCTACAAGCCGGACTGGCAGATGTGGCCGATCCCGAAGCCCCGCGACGGGCTGAGGGTGAGAGTGAAGGCGGTGTGA